Proteins co-encoded in one Ooceraea biroi isolate clonal line C1 chromosome 9, Obir_v5.4, whole genome shotgun sequence genomic window:
- the LOC105275147 gene encoding uncharacterized protein LOC105275147 has product MGQLPSSRVTPTRPFAHSDVDYAGSFSLRTWRGRAARQYKGYLVVFICFSSSAVHLELATDYTIQGFIAAYKRFTGRRGLCSTINSDCGTNLVGADAELRRLFNSSSQESAEIASLLANDGTTWKFNPPGAPHFGGKWEAAVKSTKFHLRRIIGDAVLTYEEFNTVLIQIESIRPLYALSEDPDDLEALTPAHFLVGGPLNVLPEPALPDVPPARLSRWQLLRQLVDRFWQRWSTEYLQRMQARNKWQQPEQRVTTGSVVLIIDERYPPAKWPLARIIETHPGKDGLVRVVTIRTAVSTFKRPIHKLCPLPITD; this is encoded by the exons ATGGGGCAACTTCCGTCCTCTCGAGTGACACCTACTCGTCCGTTCGCGCATTCTGACGTGGATTACGCTGGCTCTTTCTCCCTGCGAACATGGCGAGGGCGCGCCGCTCGCCAATACAAAGGATACTTGGTGGTGTTCATCTGTTTCTCCTCCTCCGCGGTGCATTTGGAACTGGCCACCGACTACACCATCCAAGGATTCATAGCAGCGTACAAGCGGTTCACCGGGCGGCGAGGCCTCTGTTCTACGATAAACAGCGATTGCGGAACGAATCTGGTCGGGGCAGATGCAGAGCTGCGTCGGTTGTTCAATTCATCCTCCCAGGAAAGTGCGGAAATCGCCTCTCTCTTAGCGAATGACGGGACCACTTGGAAGTTCAATCCTCCGGGCGCTCCACACTTTGGCGGCAAATGGGAGGCTGCCGTCAAATCGACAAAGTTCCACTTGCGACGTATCATTGGCGACGCCGTTCTTACGTATGAAGAATTTAATACTGTACTAATTCAAATTGAatctattag ACCGCTATATGCGTTATCCGAAGACCCTGACGATCTCGAAGCTCTAACTCCGGCACATTTTCTTGTCGGTGGGCCTTTAAATGTATTACCAGAGCCTGCATTGCCCGATGTACCACCCGCCCGACTTTCGAGATGGCAATTACTTCGCCAATTAGTGGATAGATTCTGGCAAAGGTGGTCCACGGAATATCTACAGCGAATGCAAGCCCGGAACAAATGGCAGCAACCTGAGCAGCGAGTCACGACAGGTTCTGTCGTGCTGATTATCGACGAACGATATCCGCCGGCCAAATGGCCTCTAGCGCGCATCATCGAAACCCATCCCGGTAAAGACGGTCTCGTCCGTGTCGTCACGATACGCACCGCCGTGTCGACCTTTAAGCGGCCCATCCACAAACTGTGTCCGCTTCCGATTACGGACTGA
- the LOC105275148 gene encoding uncharacterized protein LOC105275148 has translation MTVSISSSSDVNLDEALQRFWQQEKVPALPRARLTAEELECVNHFRSTHSRDNTRRYIVRLPFRAGCGELGSSRSAALRLLERMQHQIRRDAIFGQLYVAFMKEYEALGHMTHSSTSSSTGANFLPHHGVLRQNSSTTKLRVVFNGSARTSSGLSLNDCLHVGPKLHQDIDAVLLRWRVHAFVFAADIEKMFRQILLHADDQHFQKILWSASGTPLEYFLGTLTYGLVSSPYQSIQTLLQLADDEEHRFPLAANVLRFDFYVDDVLLGDDTPQRAHEKVHQLTNLLKAGGFKLQKWSTNESSILEDIVVPAPSSSSTREFDAETRMLGLTWHPSSDTFHFRVSQSDSSVTPTKRIVLSRVSQLFDPLGWLSPVTILGKIFIQSLWKAQVGWDEPLSPSLSLQWMEFSRELCNVQAYAIPRWLHTRSDSQTLELHGFSDASQNALGAVIFLRTFSDIDDVKVTLVAAKSKVAPLKKQTIPRLELSAAVLFVRLLARIRSILKYHHVPAHLWVDSSVCLAWIRGCPFQWQEFVANRVAVIQELAPDARWHHVIGTENPADCASRGLLPRLLAHHQLW, from the coding sequence ATGACCGTTTCCATTTCATCGTCATCCGACGTAAACTTGGACGAGGCGCTACAACGCTTCTGGCAACAAGAAAAGGTTCCTGCATTACCACGCGCACGTCTCACCGCTGAGGAGCTAGAATGCGTGAATCACTTTCGCTCAACGCACTCCCGCGACAATACGAGGAGATACATCGTCCGTCTACCGTTCCGAGCGGGGTGTGGAGAACTGGGCTCCTCCCGATCCGCCGCACTTCGACTGCTAGAACGCATGCAACATCAGATCCGGCGAGATGCTATCTTTGGTCAACTCTACGTCGCCTTCATGAAGGAGTACGAGGCGTTGGGGCACATGACGCACAGCTCTACCTCGTCATCAACGGGCGCGAATTTTCTACCGCATCATGGAGTTTTGCGGCAAAACAGCTCAACGACTAAACTCCGAGTAGTCTTCAATGGATCGGCCCGCACTTCGTCTGGACTCTCGCTCAATGACTGCCTTCACGTTGGGCCTAAATTACATCAAGACATTGACGCTGTTCTGCTTCGTTGGCGGGTTCACGCATTCGTCTTCGCTGCCGATATTGAGAAGATGTTTCGGCAAATTCTTCTCCACGCGGACGATCAACATTTCCAGAAAATCTTGTGGAGTGCTTCTGGAACCCCTCTGGAGTATTTCTTGGGTACGCTGACTTACGGACTCGTCAGTTCACCCTATCAATCCATTCAGACACTGCTGCAACTCGCCGACGACGAGGAGCATCGCTTTCCTCTGGCCGCAAACGTTTTACGGTTTGACTTCTATGTGGACGATGTGCTTTTGGGTGATGACACTCCTCAGCGCGCACACGAAAAAGTGCACCAGTTAACGAATCTCCTCAAGGCGGGCGGCTTCAAACTACAGAAATGGTCCACCAATGAAAGCTCGATCCTGGAGGACATCGTCGTACCAGCACCATCCAGCTCATCCACCCGAGAGTTTGATGCGGAGACTCGCATGTTGGGACTGACATGGCATCCGTCGTCGGACACATTCCACTTCAGGGTCAGTCAATCTGATTCTTCGGTCACGCCCACAAAACGAATCGTTCTTTCTCGAGTGTCGCAGCTATTTGACCCACTCGGCTGGCTCTCTCCAGTCACCATCCTcggcaaaatttttattcaaagccTGTGGAAAGCTCAAGTTGGTTGGGACGAGCCGCTTTCTCCGTCCTTGTCTCTGCAGTGGATGGAATTTTCCAGGGAGCTATGTAATGTTCAAGCCTACGCGATTCCTCGCTGGTTGCACACTCGTTCAGACTCTCAAACTCTCGAACTTCATGGTTTCTCGGATGCTTCTCAGAATGCTCTCGGCGCAGTCATTTTCCTGCGCACCTTTTCCGATATCGACGACGTGAAAGTCACATTAGTTGCGGCCAAAAGTAAAGTCGCACCTCTGAAGAAACAAACCATCCCTCGTTTGGAATTATCTGCTGCGGTCTTATTCGTTCGGCTTCTGGCACGGATTCGCAGCATACTTAAGTACCATCATGTTCCAGCGCACCTCTGGGTGGACTCCAGTGTATGTCTCGCCTGGATTCGAGGATGTCCCTTTCAATGGCAAGAATTCGTCGCGAATCGAGTTGCAGTCATTCAAGAGTTGGCGCCGGACGCTCGATGGCATCACGTCATCGGCACTGAGAACCCGGCCGACTGTGCATCTCGCGGACTTTTGCCTCGCCTTCTTGCTCATCACCAACTTTGGTGA